TGGTATCATGATAACCGGTGCTGCCCAGGGTGACGCACATGGTTCGATAATACCATCATTTAACATTTCGCTAATTTTCTTTCGTAGGATTTCTTTACGAGGCGGTGAAAGACGATATGGTGGTACTGAAATCGGTGTATTATTTATGGTTTCGATGCAGTGTTCGACTATCGTTGTGGGCTGACCATTCGAAGTGAAAATATCTTCATAGGTGTCTAGCAATTGTTTCAGTGCTTCTTTTTGGCTATTTTCTAGTACTGTATTTGTGAAGTCTACTTCTAACATAGCAATGTCTATGTTAGTATAAGAGTTTGGAAACAAGGATGCTGATTCTGGTGACAGTTCTAGTTCGCCGTACATGCGATGCACATTTATCTGGGCATCGCGCATCATTGCGTCTGCAAATCGTGGTGAGTACCCATCAAaagtctttattttcttttcggGCGAGTCCAGACGTCGCAATCGGTAAGGGATTGAACTATCCGTTGGTGTAGCTGCTGATTCCGTTATTTGGTAAGTAAGATCTGAATTTCTTTCAGATATATTACTTAGCGGACAGTAAGCTCGCTCGCTATCGACAACAGGTGAGTGTAAGTTATCCATTAGAATACTGCGATTAAAGACAGCGAAATCTTCCTTGTATAACTCATGCTCAATATATGGGTCGTCCAGAAACTGGTACGTAAATTGAGCCATATTTAATAGCATTCTGGCGTCTTGTATAAACCCAACCCCAAGTAGTGTCTTGTTCTCTCTGGAATTAGGCAACACAATGAACGTTGTAGGAATTGTCCTTCCATCTAAAGTTACCAGAGCCTTGACTGTTAGTACGTCTTGCTTTCTTCTATGGCCGTCTGCCAGTGTTATCCATACATTAGCTTTTTCAAAGTGGTaacctttattttttaagcgACAGTACAGTTCAAATGATGCTACACTGCTCTTTGCACAGGTGTCTATATATGCTGTGCCTGTAATGCCTTCGATCTCGATGTAAATAACAGGGCGAGATCGCGAGTCTGTTTGAACGTTGACTGAATTAAAACCAATCTCTTCGTCCGGTACCTTTGGCTTCGGCTTCGTGCAGGTTTCGCAATTGCTGCGTACCACGCCTGGTGTGCCGCAACCGTAACAAGAAAATTTCGGTGCTGTAGGTGAAGGGACTTGAGAAGACGTGGTTGCAATAGGCTTTTTTGGTGTATGTGCCGATGAATtagatgagagtaaattttgttCTGCTTTTAATTTCTTGCGACATTCTTCAGTTTTGTGGCCCATCAACTTACAAAAGTTGCACCGTTCCCTTTTGATGAAACCTTTCTTCTCCTTAAGGTTCGTATCTCTGTCTGCTCTTACGAATTCTCTATCCTTACTAACCTCTTCTACTGCCCGAGCTTTGTCCAATAATTCATCAAATGTCTTAATTGATGTTCTAGGCACCTTCTCCTTAATGGACAGTTTAAGTTGTCCGAATATCATGTCTAGCTGTTGTTCTTCTGTGTGTTCCGGTTTTGGTAACTTTGGCTAACAACATACGTTTTTGAGCAATAAATTTCTCTGTATGCTCATTATGCTCTTGTTTTACCCCAATGAGCTCTTGGTAAATAATATAAGCCGGCTTCTTTGGAGCAAAAGCATGGCGGAGCCTCTTTTTGAAATCGCTCCACTGTGTGATGCCTTCCTTGACTCCTTGCCACCAAGTTGCTGCGTCCTTCTTCAAGACAAGAGGGAGACCAGTTATTGCATCTTCATCAGATATCCTTTCAACTTCTTTGTAGACTGAAACAGCAGCTAGGAAAGCCTCCACAGCATTGCTCTCTCTTTCCCCTTCGTAGAAGGTAGTGCACGCTGCGAAAGACCCTTTCTTGGTACCTCCGCCCACTGCTTCCAGTAGAGTTTTAAATTGTTCTTCCGATAAAGGCATCTTCTTTAAAGTTTTGGTCGTACGTACAGTTGAACTCCGACACGCCCGTGTGACAACAAATTTCGGCTGCGGCGGAGAGCCTTGAGGTCTTCGTTTGTTGTCCAGAGTTGCAGATTTTTGCCGTTGGGCGCCACTTGTAGTAGGGCTTGCGGGGTTTCAGACCTAGGAAAACAGCGGTGGTCTCACGAAGATAACTTTATTGGTTACAGTGAGAGTACACGTgacaagagagagagagaagtaCAGAGAGAGCGGTGTAGTTAGGCAATCGCGCGTGGCACAATGTGCACTAACAGAACCGTACTTATCAGATAGGATCGAGGGTGTTCAGCTGAGAGCCGAAGCGCCGTCAATGCAATATCTGATTCTGTGATCCGATGACAAACTAAATGTTAGACAAGGTCTTATACATTTGGAGTTGTACAGTCGATAGCGCGATCTTAAAATCTATCAACAACTGCTAACGCCATCCAGCGATATATTTAGGAACTATAAGTAGCCAATTGGTTCTCACAGTCTCCACGTCTTATGCATTTGGAGTTGTACAGTCGATAGCGTGATCTTAAAATCAATTATGGACTACTAACGCCATCCAACGGTATATTTGGGAATGAATTGTAGCCTTTGGTTGTTACAACCTTAACTTTTTAACAACTTAATGAATACCTACATAGGTATTAACGACCAATAACTGTTCAGAATCTACTGGCGCGGCGCGTAgttcaatcatttttttattttttaaaggtcCACCGTAGAGTAGGCatctaccttttttttaaatttaaatttatatcccTAGATTTAGATCAAATTAGaaacattattatatgtaaatagtaagagtaagataatttaaataacatttaatatgtATACGTAAGTATCTATGATatcatattatacttatttacattttaaggtCTTCTCTGTATGTATAAACCTTCGGCTGAGTGCACACATAAGTTAAGAGTTTGGGGCTTATGTGACTATCCACTGTTGGGTAGTTTTGGCTTAAAGGCCTGAGtcttatatatgtaaatatgcgCCCAGTCTTTTGCAAATACTTATTCTTACTTTATCCTTAAAAATGGTAATGTTTGTAAGTCAGTGGCAGTTTAAAATGTAAACTTAAGGTACTACTTTAGTCGTACACAAATctcaaattaaacttaacagaatAATTTATCTAAAAGCAGTGCTATCCattgcttttgatttaatataattttatcaaatccAAAGTATTTGTAATTctcttctaaaaaaaattgtcctcGTTTACAAGGATTGCATTAATTTTAGAGTCTTCAATTTACACTCAATTTTATCTTACTTGTTCTTAAgtgtaaaaaatcttttcattactttttagtgtaaagtattttttttaaatatatgtttttattattttattaattttaaataaacttaacactaaaaagtaacgaaaagagTGTTAACACTATAAGAAACAATAGACTTTAGTTGTTTTCAGGATTTGTGCAACGGAATTACAAACATTATAgctaatcgataaaaaaattaagtttgacAGGATTAGTAAAAATCGATCATGCAACTTAACTCAAATTGTTATATTTGTGCTTATTCTTGAATTAGGCGTATTTTATAAGCAATAATTTTAAGTGCAAcacgttattattttttatccaaattttactttattacgtAGATACGAAGAAGATAATCCGTTCCAATTTGTTGGTATTTTACAGTGGTTTTTATGATGAACTTTTAAAAAGCAAGTAATTAATACatgatcaaataaaaatactgaaaGTTTACGTAAATACGAAACGAACAATGTAATCGGTCAAAGCCTTacaattaggtatattattttaaataaataaaatttcaatgtgtattatttttaagaacgaCTAGTGGCGTGTGCAGAATTTGAGACTAGGGTAGGTAGACATATAGCAGGAAGttggcataaaatagaaaaaaaaaactcttatataaatatgttggttaggcagtgcttttgtgcacgccactggtcatgcAAAAAATGTTTGGCGTATTCTAAAGTACAGGTGACGCAGTCCAAGATAGTGCACAATAGATTAGTCTAGGGATGAGGAAGTGTCTAAgagtatcgattaaaataaaaaacagtgatGTGTTTATTGATCCGGCCTACAAGGGTACTACTTTCAGAATAAGAAAGGTATTGGTTCAGAAGAAAGACATAGCATAAAGAAGGAATGAATTCCTCATTTCCTTCACCGAGAAAGAAATTTGTTACTTTCAGATCTGATCTACCTTTATGAATCCATACATCGAGCTATATAGCCTATATCAAGTTTTGAACTGTCACTGTCACTGTCAGGTTTTGTAGAGGGATATTTTGAGAACAacatctaatatttttttgttccactacccccttccttgactacaatctcacctggtgttaagtgatgatgcagtgtaagatggtagcgggcaaatttgtatggcagttttattaagccaataaccccaatcggtttctttgcgacatcgtaccggaacgctaaatcgcttagcggcacgtcttagtcgcTAGGGTAGTATCTAGCCACGGGTCAACGGGACAACTAGACCAGACTTGAGAAAACTCAGAAAATACGagttcccaaattacccctgccggaaatcaacTCGTCCCGGTTTAAAACCACAATTACAGtcaaatatataacaataattctttaaaatgttCCCTTAAACGGGTTTATAAATTTAGGAATGGTACAGTATCATAGAGCGAAATTAATTAAAGGAGTTTATGTAATTATCTTGTGTGAACCTTGACTGAGTTCATTGACCGCGCTTATTCCATCTCACATTTACCTCAGTGTGTTTTACCTGGGTAAGGGCAAGAATAAGAAGAGGCTTGATGTTTCCGCCAAGGAAATTCTCGTCccatattaattttatcatcaaaagcctataacagggGACTAAAGCCTTCTCTCAAGTGGAGAGAGTGTCCATAATCAACAGCAGAAATTCTCGTCcagtattatttttgtcattgTAAGTCTATAAAAGTCCACGCTAGACTAAAGGCCACGGCCAACAGGATTAATATAATTTCCCATAATAATTTACACGCtaagcagacgggttggtgatcgcagtagacggtagtagtagcacagaaaaaGCTGCtttccgttctccgttatattctcttagtcgcctcgttgGACGCCCTTGGGAAGAGGGGTAGTGACATTGATCTGCCGTAACCACACTGCATTCATTTTAtagtttcttataaattattaacctAAAATGCTGTAGAGACTGTAATTCAGAGCATTTGTCTCTGCTgtgtacaattaattattttagttttttttcattattttttttaatctgttttaTAATCTGTGTCGGTAAAGCACTATTCTGGAATATTTGTCATCTGTGTTTTAGCCTACGCTTAGCGTAGTTCAAGTTTTCAATGCACTTATAATATATGGGGATTgtgtagtaggtacataatgcTGATTGTACATTATAGGACGCACTGCAGGCATTGAATTTAAAATCACGAGAAATTCGTCACAGAAATGCGGATGACTTCATTAGTAAAAAATGCTTGCGGACCCGCTATGTGCGATCAGCTATAAGAAACTTTGTGACAATAATAGTAATCCGTACATAATAACATCcagtttgtaatatttttccACTTTTCCACAATGTAAAAGTTTTTgacacaataattaataaactataatattatatttcgcGGTTCTACTGGTTCAtagacataataaaaataaataaaatacaaacacttAACTATTGACATACACTTGTTTCATTTTAGTCTCTAACTAGGTGCTTTGCCCAAGGATTGTCTGGAATAGACTGCTGTAGCGATAAGACTACCTTTGCACACGAAtgcataataataagtttaagtaGTAGGTACGTACTTTTCTGAATTTTTGTGCTATTAAGTATATCCAAAAGGTAATATGTAATGGAGAATTACGACCACCTGATTTCGATAGAGTATTACAGTAGCCAAATATagaaaaagttttgtttaaaatttttttttcgagtTCAATAATTTCgagaaataacttttatttaagctTACTTAATTATTGACGTATAGACTACTTGaagtattattaattaagtacTTGATGTATAGCGTAATTGACGTATAGAGTACTCGAAGTATTAAGTACTTGACGTATAGAGTACTTAAACATTGATGGTAAGTTTAAAAACAATGCCTAAACAAtgcaatgcaataaataaacttcgcaggtcatgcaaggaatacgtcctgcaaaatgccaccctgtgtccatcacaACTGAGACTCATCAAGTTAAAcctcaagtgcctgtaattacaccggccacCACTCcattcagactggaacacagctttgcaacaatgctgcttagcggcagatataatCATGGTGACAGTTCTTacaagctctgtcataaaaagctttaCTCCTATTAAACTATAATTTCCTACTAAAATCTACGCCTTAAACGCGTTATTAGTTCTACGTACTAATAACGCGTTTGTTAGTTAGCCGTACatcgatattggatagaagcaggcgttactttgcggtattccatgatatattatgaaaattaagcttaacttgctatactccgcgaaaagcagcagaatctgtatggtgtaatttataatttcttcaaactttacaatgaataattcttaacaattgttcatccgaaaccggagcaacctcaggagatgttgactttacaatgaataattgttaagaattattcattgtaaagtcaacctctcctgatgctccggtttcggagcgaaacgtgcgtagagggtaaattgccgaagatttgtgtgtttggtgtggagagattgaagaaattataaatgacaccatacagattctcctgcgtttcgcggagtatagcaagttaagcttaattttcataagctgTACATCGTCCTCACTCAGGCTCCTCATATCTTACCCTCTTCGCTACACCACTAAACATGTTTGAAGACAGACAGTCAAATAGTTTGTACCCTTACCCTTTAGCTTTGACCTCTTTCACGACTTTCAAAGCTCTTCTGGAAAGGCACCCTTAGgcttgcatttaaaataaagcttatatttaaaatcagttggcataataaatcaaaaaatataaaaaaaacagtctatttatttgtgtaagttaataaataaagtaataaatactgTCAATAAATAAACCATTTATACTCTATCCATTTCGTTCGAGGGCGTAACATATTTACAGTGATGAGGTAGTCGGGTTCAGGGTGATGAGGCTGATGATGCAGACGCTGAGATAGAGGATACGCTGGAGTAGCTTGGtgattgatttgatgatgatgatgcgctGGAATCACCAGGGTAGTATGAGCTGTATGCAAGTTGGGATGGGTCCCAAACTCTTGCGTAAGGTCCTGAGCTGGCTGGCTCCCATTGTGGGCTGTAGGAGTCCTGGGGGGCAGCAGGGGTAGACGGGGTTCCGTACTGAGAAGCAGGAGGTCCGTACTGGGGTGCAGGCGGTTCTGTAGGTGCCATCATCATCGGCATAGCTGTaaggtaattttaaaacatcaattgTATGCAAAACTACGTCAGTGTGCCAtagtttttcataatatctgTATATTCTGGATCTGAAGGATGTTCTTCTCAACTTTCTTAACCCTTTTTGGAGATCGGTGTACTAACATAAACTTGAAATGGGCTGATTATAATTATtgcttattaataaattaatttgcctTATGTTTAAGTTCGACTTTATTTTTCTAATCCAATCTTGGCAGTAAATTCGAGCCCTATACTGTCACGGAAAACGGCTTGATGCTATTTTAAACCAAGCTTTCgcctattaatttatttatacttactctttatttggactccaaaattaagttaataaaagaaaatagactCTTGAAGTAGTAGGACATCAAAGGCTGCCTTATTCTTATCTCTGAAAGGCTACCTTAAGATAAGCAAAactaaataggaaacaaaaagGTGTAGCCTGTAGGGacacttttaaaatttcatacgaataactacatgctaataaataaaccagactacacacacGACTATTTTGTGTGTGCTAGCGTAGGTATACCacggaaataaatatatagtctATTGATTGTATTAAgggttattttttacaattttactcgaagttatttttattggtttttaattaatttaaatactctAACTGTAGCttcaatgttttatattttctgcGGGCGGCTTGTGACAgttaccgtttttttttaattcttacctCCTTTCTTCATAATCAGATTGTAGACAAGGAATCCGACGACAAGAGTGATAGCCAGTTTGCTAAGAATCAAAGCCTTTACAGCTTTGATGCCGATGATGGCGACCAGGATCGGCATCAGCGCCTTCATCTTCAGcttgagaagaagaagaactggCAACAGAAGTTTCTTCTTGAGGATGCCACGAGCTGAAAAAGGGATtcacgtcaaaaataacatAGAACCAGTGATATTTTGGACGGTAAGTTTGAAAAAGTTGTTACCTTCGCCATTTTCAGCATCGGTTTCGGGGAAGTCCACGTCGAATCCTCTATCAGCACGGTAAGAAACTTCAGCGCTTTGGAAGATGAACTCAGGCAGTTGGAACCTAAACTCATTTTGGTTTAAAACCCTCCCAACCCGGTCGAAGATCACTTTGTCGATGGTATCGTCGTCCAAAGCCCTCGCAGACTCCGAAGTCACACCGAGCTTCGTGTCCAAAAATGATAAGACCTTCACTTTGAGACATGACATCGGGGATTCCATTTCAAAACAATCACTGATAACACTGTTCAGAAGATCATCACTTGTGCGCAAACGGGTTGTTTCGATTTCATTGTCCTTGATTGCGTAACCATGTACTAGGGCCGCAGAAGCCAGGAGGAGGCAAACACACTTCATTTTCGCGATTTTCACTTTATCATTAGTTTTGATTAATTAAACGTACGGCCCGGCCGATTAATGGCACaacaatgatttaatttttcaatgGGCTTGGTTTTTATATGTGATCCTTTGGGCGGCAAGGCACGCGGCGAGCGCGCGTTGATAGCATACGAAGTGCTTTCATACTTGGCgaagtatttaatttcatttaagaaAGTCCTGGTGGTGAGAGTGACTATAGatttattgataatataatatttgtattattgagAACAGGATCAGCGCATTTGGCtagctaaaaatattaaaaaaaaattacaaaaagttaTATCTAAGACTCGCACAGTAAGTGGAAtacgtattataaaaaaaaacacttattttcattataatagaGTTAAACCAAGGAAAACCAAGGGTTTATATTTGGTTGTTTTTCTTGTAaactacacaaaaaaaacaataaataaaaaaaataataataacattatgagTTAATAACATTTTCCAGGAAAGTCGAATTTACACTACAAAATTAGTGCCATACAATTAGTTTCATAGCATTAATTCATAAAACATTTCACTTGTACACTTCTAATTTCGtaagttaagaaattaaatgtttacaCGTGtacaaatactaaataaaaaaaagaaaacattcaaGTTAGTTTactatattagatttttttgaagCCAAACAACAtacagtttgtagtgactctaccaccagttcggcaagcagattctaccgagaagaagccggcatgaaactcagtagttgctctctTACAACATaatgtaaaaaacttaattaacaaACAGTCAGCCTGGTAATCTGAAACTGAAAGacctgtttattaaaatttgtccAGTAAACTCAGATTTACATGATGAAACTAGTGGCATAAAATTAGTTACATGACGTTACTTTCATCAACTATTTCATTGTGAAATTAGAGGTTAGCAGTGCAattgatgataaaattaatatcatgaAACTAATTTTATGCCACTTATTTCATAATGCAAATCCGACTTTATTCAAAAATGTAtcgtcaatagcctataaaaatTCACTGCTGGGCTACAGGCCTCTCCCAAAGCGAGGGTTTGCCAAtattcaccacgctggtctGATGGTGCCAACTGTACTCATATTTGCAGTCACCACACTGcactatttattaaacaatgCATGCATATGAAATTAAAGGTTAACAAGTGTAAAGTATCATGAAATTAATGTCATGAAACTAACCTTATGAAACCAATTTCATAATGTAGAGCCGACTTAAAGCTTTTCTAAAAGGAATCCGtttgattaatttattgttgCAGTGTGAAGTCATATAACATTGTTAGTCAATAAATCAAGGCATTGATTGTTATGCGCTAGGTTAGCGCTCTCACCGGGCGCCTCTACATACCAATCAATCACATTTTTAACTCTTCTCATGTTAAAACATTTTGGCCATTTGTATTCAATGCGTCTACTCTATTTATAACACATTATTTCCGAATTACGTAAGATCTTACGATGCGGTGTACAACTGTTTTGATGTTCTCCGAAAAGCGTGAGCTTCAGCCTTACTTACGGTTGGGCTGAGTTCGATGCAACGCAAGTTCCTGTAACATTTCGAAgctgtgcgtttttaatttaagcaattaaaatgtggagattttaattgcttaattacttgaaaatttaatttaatattgaaaattactttaactgtggaggaaaacatcgtgaggaaacctgctcgCCTAAGAGTTCGCGATAACGTTCGCAAAGGCGGGTGAAGTCTGAAAACTCACACTAGGCcaccccgtcaacaaaaaaaaaaggccaGTGTGGTGGTCTAAATCATGCGAAAACGGTGTACATCCTTGGTGCGCAGGGTTCTGGCTAGTTCCAGCGGCCTTCTGAGGGTACTTGCTGGCAGGACtgattgtcagtacctgtgccattgctgcatggtacacgtgctttccaatcgggcatgctcgaagggttttatataaactatttccttaggctaagtttactaacagttaactttgtattttactaaccatttatgatccaagtcggtcgaaataaatgaattttattttaaaccttttttcaGATAAGtagtaaaaactattttattggacttataatttttatttctctcaTCGATTCTATAAGAAAATGGAGTAACTTATCCAAAatttgaacagtgcgtgttgccagtgatgacttatgacTCTGAAACGTGTTCGATAACTATGAGTCTCATAAGAACGCCCATTCTCAGTCTCAGGTCACTCAGGTGGCGATTGAGAGGGATAGATACGAGTATGTTTGGAGTGTCTcagatcaaatcaggaatgaggagatccttaaGAGGACCAgcgttaccgacatagctcaacgagtcgcaaagctaaagtggcaatgggtggggcacatagctcggagaaccgattgacgttggggttccaaggtgctgcaatggcgacctcgcatcggtaaacgcagcgttggtagacccccaacTAGGTAAACTGATGAAATTAATGGATTCGCAGAAAGCCGCTGGGCCCAAGCGGCATCAGAACGTGAtgtttggaactctctacaaaatacctatgtccagcagtggacattcATTGGTTgaaatggtgatgatgatgcaaaATTTGTGTGCAGCaacggtttgtttgtttgttgttgtttctTTGCAGCAATGGTTTGGTTTGTTTATGCCTAGTCTAAGAACTAGGCTTGTTTCTAGGAAAGTGAAACCTGCGTGCTTAGCAAAAAGCTCGCGTGCACCTGTTAAAGTGTTTACCCAATCCTCATTATGCAATAAGGGTTGTCCGCCATTTTGTATTCACACCACGCGGAGACATTTGCATTTGCCGCCATGTCCGGATTGTGAAATTACTGTTTCACATCCGTTTTGGCGGCAAAATTGGTTTTTGTTAGACACAAGTTCATGATTTTATATGCTTTAACCTTTTTATTGCGTTTTTATTCGATTTAGATTGGACGTGTGGTGCGTGGAGGCATTTAAAGTTAGACTGATATAATTAACTGCAGTTTAACCGATTTGGCCATTAACAACATACAAGTGTACTcgattaataatttgaattttcattattttttttatataaaagagtGTTCagtcattcattaattcattcataaacacccagacactgaaaaacattcttgttcatcaaacaattatttttccagttgtggtcatcgaacccacagccttggacaaaTAAAGCTGGGTCCACTGCCTAAAGAAAAGGACGACCGAGAGTGGATTTTGTgagacaaataaaatgaaatgttaaaGAGGTAGAGAAGGCCATGGACAGAGAAGGTTGGGAAAG
Above is a genomic segment from Pararge aegeria chromosome 23, ilParAegt1.1, whole genome shotgun sequence containing:
- the LOC120634350 gene encoding uncharacterized protein LOC120634350, with protein sequence MKCVCLLLASAALVHGYAIKDNEIETTRLRTSDDLLNSVISDCFEMESPMSCLKVKVLSFLDTKLGVTSESARALDDDTIDKVIFDRVGRVLNQNEFRFQLPEFIFQSAEVSYRADRGFDVDFPETDAENGEARGILKKKLLLPVLLLLKLKMKALMPILVAIIGIKAVKALILSKLAITLVVGFLVYNLIMKKGAMPMMMAPTEPPAPQYGPPASQYGTPSTPAAPQDSYSPQWEPASSGPYARVWDPSQLAYSSYYPGDSSASSSSNQSPSYSSVSSISASASSASSP